The Oncorhynchus masou masou isolate Uvic2021 chromosome 6, UVic_Omas_1.1, whole genome shotgun sequence genome has a window encoding:
- the LOC135541830 gene encoding nck-associated protein 5-like isoform X2, with amino-acid sequence MDSDKLLVSKNQVELKSNGDCTQNGSATSARATATSMEALSPFFKKKAHILEVLRKLEESDPLKFHPSSCLSPHHDLGQAPVSMERDQISLMSSEALPAPQRPVAHSLSRCHHSSSDSDIHDYANGEGALQEDHAQLQQQQHRRCQYCHILSQKSSLDSLLKCAQGHSASHQARVEILNRQACAEDQGASAQSTTPPQAAALSHLLSADSTNQCYMHKTALDFLERTPEGLCSSDPFLSLLIQANLNGMLGQEPRRLQKHTDEHPSCKPPPVPSHSEDIKHIKAVMATSQSQNEDSLEECCYLEVEAAAHNVNNSLHSSTSHTDHVETEPGYPKEQEVSDQICNGLYFSNETSVSKKVAVESYSPAPVPERNSSAQALNPSGKSKLALSPTSPSSGLSEVKPISSPSRLLKFLKIPPGINQAQPGNPLRLSPQLTRSSKIPCRNNNNYEVYHSPIMTRKATNTEREKQPSSSSSKTDPYPATHSAPTSPPKSEDIVDTPPMAKEIVFSSHFAPKPSDSTKAPPSSHAQRGSQKVPQYENVCPSDGTPQFLEGLKKSQYLPYPQHEGPLEKHCQQDESLLSPQSSQHPDSSPGKADQDFSDQDTDSESPVWHKPNQHFSLPSSTSSAASKAQSSHPSYSSMRDRHQEHRAAPEPSQQNCELAQPTQSSARRGDPKRLVQGKTSQSESSHHPFKERLAALGKLKSTEDLPVGAQSVDKKDVQSNLGKPPTNNIEKSKTAERQVERTGAEQHRNQKSTDSLDGKPYPKTSLGSHTRVIGPIHESGTKSSATPSMIPKGEQETLFSPRIYVAKAEGPKIKMGTSSSNTETPPVVRSYGKCPITQSHHSKTAPSTQNSPTKVPSKSPSKVGQASSYPRGVKPIPEDRAMAQRNPLRPEDKTKLPAGKKKTFGHAESFPPPPLPPRPSTEAIAKEDKKPYSSGPSVLQSAIEQKVMRGIEENMLKLQEQDQGPVAEPKQKASNGIANWFGLRKSKLPALNRKPEVSKFKINMSSSASGGGAKDPKTGGPQKVVESLNISKLMEKAEDLRKALEEERAYVNRVGMDRSGRGHSCEVVMDQAQGQLSLMCRGLTAENFMQQLLNRVDERGAIPTTFGMTHRRLSFDSKRSRPNFSHQRNGISHTKSRDEIAQGSVMICKGEVTSEDSLAESISAQHFTGSGASMCTLDSGIGTFPMPDYASNMAGKSIPKGKPQEEQGVSCSQGKHGAMMKVPRKAHTLERELSSLDEVNPFVLYGSGLEGNGTNMHQSSTIHKDIDAYGAHIQNPLTKNWTFPNLKGSAGATDVYLDVQGDLGTPSRRSLKQCSPQRPLATDPGSLPLPLQTGLSQRGKGRTPSSSEVGKDGGLELVKERPEELLSLRETPESLSDSFYDSLSSCGSQG; translated from the exons ATGGACAGTGACAAATTGCTGGTGTCCAAAAACCAGGTGGAACTCAAG AGCAATGGGGACTGCACACAGAATGGGTCAGCCACATCGGCCCGGGCCACTGCCACCTCCATGGAGGCCCTGTCTCCGTTTTTCAAGAAGAAAGCACACATCCTAGAGGTCCTGCGCAAGCTGGAGGAGTCAGACCCACTCAAGTTCCACCCCTCCTCCTGCCTGTCCCCCCACCATGACCTGGGCCAGGCGCCGGTCTCCATGGAGAGAGACCAGATATCCCTGATGTCCTCTGAGGCGTTACCTGCCCCACAGCGCCCGGTGGCACACTCATTGTCACGCTGCCACCACTCCAGCTCTGACTCGGACATTCACGATTATGCCAATGGAGAAGGGGCTCTCCAGGAGGACCATGCCCAGCTTCAGCAACAACAACACAGGAGATGTCAGTACTGCCACATACTCTCCCAGAAGAGCAGCCTGGACAGCCTGCTGAAGTGTGCCCAGGGCCACAGTGCCTCACACCAGGCCAGAGTGGAGATCCTTAACAGGCAGGCCTGTGCAGAGGACCAGGGGGCATCGGCACAGAGCACAACCCCTCCCCAAGCAGCGGCTCTTTCCCACCTCCTCTCTGCTGACAGCACAAACCAGTGCTACATGCACAAAACAGCTTTGGACTTCCTAGAGCGCACTCCAGAAGGTCTTTGTTCTTCTGATCCTTTCCTCTCCTTGCTAATCCAAGCCAACCTCAACGGGATGCTAGGGCAGGAGCCCAGGAGGTTACAAAAACACACAGATGAGCATCCGTCCTGCAAACCGCCACCTGTGCCCTCTCATAGTGAGGATATAAAGCacataaaggctgtcatggcaaCGTCGCAGAGCCAGAACGAGGACAGTCTGGAAGAGTGCTGCTACCTGGAAGTAGAGGCAGCGGCACACAATGTGAACAACAGCCTGCACTCTTCTACCTCACACACAGACCATGTTGAGACGGAACCAGGATATCCCAAGGAGCAGGAAGTGAGTGATCAGATCTGCAACGGGCTCTACTTCTCCAATGAGACATCCGTCTCCAAGAAGGTGGCGGTGGAATCTTATTCTCCAGCCCCAGTGCCTGAGAGGAACAGCTCAGCTCAGGCCCTGAATCCCTCTGGGAAGAGCAAGCTTGCACTcagccccacctctccctcttcagGTCTGAGTGAAGTCAAGCCCATCTCTTCCCCATCCCGGCTGCTCAAGTTCCTGAAGATCCCTCCGGGGATCAACCAGGCACAACCAGGCAACCCCCTCCGTCTAAGTCCCCAGCTCACCCGCAGCTCCAAGATCCCCTGCAGGAACAACAACAACTATGAGGTGTACCACTCTCCCATCATGACCCGCAAAGCCAccaacacagagagggagaagcagccatcctcatcctcctccaaaACAGACCCCTACCCTGCTACACACTCCGCCCCCACCTCCCCACCCAAATCAGAGGACATTGTGGACACCCCTCCCATGGCCAAGGAGATTGTTTTCAGCAGCCACTTTGCGCCCAAACCCAGCGACAGCACAAAGGCACCCCCCTCCTCTCATGCACAAAGGGGCTCTCAGAAGGTACCCCAATACGAGAATGTCTGCCCCTCAGATGGGACGCCCCAGTTCCTGGAGGGTCTTAAGAAGTCCCAGTACCTCCCTTACCCCCAACACGAGGGTCCTCTAGAGAAGCATTGTCAGCAAGATGAGAGCCTCCTCAGCCCCCAGTCTTCACAGCACCCTGACTCGTCCCCAGGGAAGGCTGACCAGGACTTCTCTGACCAGGACACTGACTCAGAAAGCCCCGTCTGGCACAAGCCAAACCAACACTTTAGCCTCCCCTCCTCGACCTCCTCCGCCGCCAGTAAAGCACAAAGTAGTCACCCCAGCTACTCCAGCATGAGGGACAGGCACCAGGAGCACCGTGCAGCTCCAGAGCCCAGCCAACAGAACTGTGAACTTGCCCAGCCAACTCAGTCTTCAGCCAGGCGAGGTGACCCCAAGAGACTAGTGCAGGGCAAGACTTCCCAGAGTGAGTCCAGTCACCACCCCTTCAAAGAGCGCCTGGCTGCTTTGGGGAAACTGAAGAGCACAGAAGATCTGCCAGTAGGTGCACAGTCTGTGGACAAGAAGGATGTACAAAGTAACCTAGGCAAACCCCCCACCAACAATATCGAGAAAAGCAAGACCGCTGAAAGGCAAGTTGAGCGAACTGGAGCAGAGCAGCACAGAAATCAGAAATCCACTGATTCCCTGGATGGGAAGCCCTACCCCAAAACCAGCCTCGGCAGTCACACTAGGGTGATAGGTCCAATACATGAATCGGGCACCAAATCCTCAGCCACCCCATCAATGATACCCAAGGGAGAGCAGGAGACACTGTTTTCTCCCAGGATATATGTAGCAAAAGCAGAGGGTCCAAAGATCAAGATGGGCACATCATCCTCCAACACAGAGACTCCTCCAGTGGTGCGGAGCTATGGGAAATGCCCCATCACCCAGAGCCACCACAGTAAAACTGCCCCCAGCACACAAAACAGCCCCACTAAAGTCCCGTCAAAGTCCCCTTCAAAGGTAGGTCAAGCTTCCTCTTATCCCAGAGGGGTCAAACCCATTCCTGAGGACCGTGCCATGGCTCAGAGAAACCCACTTCGGCCAGAGGACAAAACCAAGCTCCCGGCCGGCAAGAAAAAGACCTTTGGCCATGCAGAGAGCTTCCCGCCTCCCCCTCTGCCCCCACGGCCGTCTACTGAAGCCATCGCAAAAGAGGACAAAAAGCCGTACTCGTCTGGCCCATCCGTGCTCCAGTCTGCCATTGAGCAGAAGGTAATGCGTGGCATCGAGGAAAACATGCTGAAGCTGCAGGAGCAGGACCAGGGCCCGGTAGCCGAGCCAAAGCAGAAGGCCTCCAATGGCATCGCCAACTGGTTCGGCCTGAGGAAGAGCAAGCTCCCCGCCCTCAACCGCAAACCGGAAGTGTCCAAGTTCAAGATCAACATGTCATCGTCTGCCTCTGGCGGAGGGGCTAAGGACCCTAAGACAGGTGGTCCCCAGAAGGTGGTGGAGAGCCTGAATATCTCCAAGCTGATGGAGAAGGCAGAGGACCTGCGGAAGGCGCTGGAAGAGGAGCGGGCATATGTGAACAGGGTCGGGATGGACCGCTCTGGCAGAGGCCACTCATGTGAGGTGGTGATGGACCAGGCCCAAGGCCAACTGTCACTCATGTGCAGAGGATTGACCGCAGAGAACTTCATGCAGCAGCTCCTCAACAG GGTGGACGAGAGGGgagctatacctaccacctttggaATGACACACAGACGCCTCTCCTTTGACTCTAAGAGGTCGCGGCCCAACTTCAGTCACCAGAGGAACGGGATCAGCCACACCAAGAGCAGGGACGAGATAGCCCAG GGTTCGGTTATGATCTGCAAGGGTGAGGTCACATCAGAAGACAGCTTGGCAGAGTCCATTAGTGCTCAGCATTTTACAG GTTCTGGGGCCTCCATGTGCACCCTCGACAGTGGCATTGGCACGTTCCCCATGCCAGACTACGCCAGTAACATGGCAGGGAAGAGCATCCCTAAGGGGAAGCCACAGGAAGAGCAAGGGGTTTCTTGCTCCCAGGGTAAGCATGGGGCCATGATGAAGGTTCCGCGTAAGGCCCATACACTGGAGAGAGAGCTGTCATCTCTGGATGAAGTCAACCCGTTTGTCCTGTATGGCTCAGGGCTGGAGGGAAACGGTACCAACATGCACCAGTCCAGTACAATCCACAAGG ATATAGATGCCTATGGAGCTCATATACAAAATCCCCTCACCAAGAACTGGACCTTTCCCAATCTGAAAGGCTCTGCGGGAGCCACTGATGTTTACCTGGATGTGCAGGGAGACCTGGGGACCCCATCCAGAAGG AGTTTGAAACAGTGTTCCCCCCAGCGCCCCCTGGCCACTGACCCAGGCAGCCTCCCCCTGCCACTCCAGACAGGGCTCAGCCAGCGGGGTAAGGGGCGGACGCCCAGCTCCTCAGAGGTGGGGAAGGACGGAGGGCTGGAGCTGGTGAAGGAGAGACCAGAGGAACTCCTGTCCCTGAGAGAGACGCCTGAATCCCTCAGTGACTCCTTCTACGACAGCCTGTCGTCCTGTGGCAGCCAGGGCTAG